A genomic segment from Polyangium mundeleinium encodes:
- the epmA gene encoding EF-P lysine aminoacylase EpmA, which translates to MTEPQVSPFAPGDLDTLAGAPGPIRVAGRVLDVVGDEIVLADAFARVTITLAEGSLAPADLAIVEASFVAGRLACGRVVERHTPNTPNVSQGAASEAPETETERLVFRGVGRALRARAEALAEVRSFFVRRGFLEVETPSMVPCPGLDLHLDAFGVGFGAQDAEGDPKPRALTTGAPEGRPLWLITSPEYQMKRLLAGGVPRCFQLARCYRRGEIGSRHNPEFTMLEWYRAFAPMDAVVADTEELVRSVVSKLAGTRVIEVEGTRVDLSAPFERISVGEAFARYAGTSADEAITMASEDEDRFFRLLVEHVEPSLARLGRPVFLVEYPAPFASLARLCPADPRVAERFELYVGSVEVCNGFGELTDPVEQRARFERDQAQRRAEGKPVYPIDERFLAALAEGMPPAAGNALGIDRLVALGLGARAIGDVTAFPYAWL; encoded by the coding sequence GTGACCGAACCCCAGGTATCGCCGTTCGCCCCGGGTGATCTCGACACGCTCGCGGGCGCGCCCGGGCCGATCCGCGTGGCGGGTCGCGTCCTCGACGTCGTGGGCGACGAGATCGTCCTCGCCGACGCGTTCGCGCGCGTGACGATCACGCTCGCCGAAGGCTCCCTCGCGCCGGCGGATCTCGCGATCGTCGAGGCCTCGTTCGTCGCGGGGAGGCTCGCCTGCGGCCGCGTGGTCGAGCGGCACACGCCGAACACGCCGAACGTCTCGCAGGGCGCGGCGAGCGAGGCGCCGGAGACCGAGACCGAGCGGCTCGTGTTTCGCGGCGTGGGGCGCGCGCTCCGGGCGCGGGCGGAGGCGCTCGCCGAGGTGCGATCGTTCTTCGTTCGCCGGGGGTTTCTGGAGGTCGAGACGCCCTCGATGGTCCCCTGCCCCGGCCTCGATCTGCACCTCGACGCATTCGGCGTGGGGTTCGGGGCGCAGGACGCCGAAGGCGATCCGAAGCCCCGAGCGTTGACCACGGGGGCACCGGAAGGTCGCCCGCTCTGGCTCATCACGTCGCCCGAGTACCAGATGAAGCGCCTGCTCGCGGGCGGCGTGCCGCGTTGTTTCCAGCTCGCGCGGTGTTATCGCCGCGGCGAGATCGGCAGCCGCCACAACCCCGAGTTCACGATGCTCGAGTGGTACCGCGCGTTCGCGCCGATGGACGCGGTCGTCGCGGATACGGAGGAGCTCGTCCGGTCCGTCGTGTCGAAGCTCGCGGGGACACGCGTGATCGAGGTCGAGGGGACACGCGTGGATCTCTCGGCGCCGTTCGAGCGGATCTCCGTCGGCGAGGCGTTCGCGCGGTACGCGGGCACGAGCGCGGACGAGGCGATCACGATGGCGAGCGAGGACGAGGACCGCTTCTTCCGGCTGCTCGTCGAGCACGTCGAGCCGAGCCTCGCGCGCCTCGGCCGGCCGGTCTTCCTCGTGGAGTACCCTGCCCCGTTCGCCTCGCTCGCGCGCCTCTGCCCGGCCGATCCACGTGTCGCCGAGCGCTTCGAGCTCTACGTGGGCAGCGTGGAGGTGTGCAACGGCTTCGGCGAGCTGACGGATCCGGTCGAGCAACGCGCGCGCTTCGAACGGGATCAGGCGCAGCGACGCGCCGAGGGCAAACCCGTCTATCCGATCGACGAGAGGTTCCTCGCGGCGCTCGCGGAGGGCATGCCGCCCGCGGCCGGCAACGCGCTCGGGATCGATCGGCTGGTCGCGCTCGGGCTTGGTGCGCGCGCGATCGGCGACGTCACGGCGTTCCCGTACGCGTGGTTGTGA
- the pgsA gene encoding CDP-diacylglycerol--glycerol-3-phosphate 3-phosphatidyltransferase, which translates to MVASGSKVDKASLRKIKAARRKTLWEDARNVPNLLTFARIIMIPVVLILLGRGSPHDCFWAAGVYALAAITDMLDGWLARRQGLVSVLGKFLDPLADKLIVTGTLVWLVPMGRISAWAVVLLISREITITALRSIASSEGIIIAAGEGGKTKTALQMIGIVCLILGYPYWFTIGIFDFGVVDLVHVGRLLIYTSLVFSLWSAGRYMSLFVDAIDAKNKAAYEGPEQAREK; encoded by the coding sequence ATGGTCGCTAGCGGCTCGAAGGTGGACAAGGCGTCGCTCCGGAAGATCAAGGCGGCGCGGCGCAAGACGCTCTGGGAGGACGCGCGGAACGTCCCGAACCTCCTGACGTTCGCCCGGATCATCATGATCCCGGTCGTGCTCATCCTGCTCGGGCGCGGCAGCCCGCACGACTGCTTCTGGGCTGCGGGCGTCTACGCGCTCGCGGCGATCACGGACATGCTCGACGGCTGGCTGGCGCGACGGCAAGGCCTCGTCAGCGTGCTCGGCAAGTTCCTCGATCCGCTCGCGGACAAACTCATCGTCACGGGCACGCTGGTCTGGCTCGTCCCGATGGGGCGCATCTCGGCGTGGGCGGTCGTGCTCTTGATCTCGCGCGAGATCACGATCACGGCCCTGCGCTCCATCGCCTCGTCCGAGGGCATCATCATCGCCGCGGGCGAGGGCGGCAAGACGAAGACGGCGCTGCAGATGATCGGGATCGTGTGCCTGATCCTCGGCTACCCCTACTGGTTCACGATCGGCATCTTCGACTTCGGGGTCGTCGATCTGGTGCACGTCGGGCGGCTCTTGATCTACACGTCGCTCGTCTTCTCGCTCTGGAGCGCGGGCCGGTACATGAGCCTCTTCGTGGATGCGATCGACGCGAAGAACAAGGCGGCGTACGAGGGACCGGAGCAGGCGCGGGAAAAATGA
- a CDS encoding tetratricopeptide repeat protein: MADRASPPRPPSGDPGEDFLFHLYRGGELLQDNRVVEARVELEQALELSPADPKGQDLLGAVYFRLGLYPRAIALYEKLVQAYPESLEPRVNLALCFLKTGQPARARQELEKVVAQQPGHLRAWGYLGLAHQALGDPDRALHAFTRGGHEAMAQRLMNATGATLNGQRRPSLPPGSFQELDRTMDLTPSSALPQSLSAGWDALLAAADAGPPRATPTANTTTNNTAKSDSPPRGPLSPTDLGRRHTLTFPAEGKIVAHPGGVLLVAATSGFAVRPSLVRSMAYTSGLRHKPMMRRMRGKSLEEPLGGEGDALVELEGRGDLVLAPPPEHELVPISLEEEPLYLREDLLGGFEGAMSYENGRMPVGDSEAVGMVQLRGPGTLVARLKGPMLALDVREGKSTALHAPSVLGWMGRVIPRALPPNEAPAGVKSLVVFSGEGTVLLHGR, translated from the coding sequence GTGGCCGATCGAGCATCCCCGCCGCGCCCTCCCTCGGGTGATCCCGGGGAGGACTTTCTTTTCCACCTGTATCGCGGCGGCGAGCTCCTGCAGGACAACCGCGTCGTGGAGGCGCGGGTCGAGCTGGAGCAGGCGCTCGAGCTCTCGCCCGCGGATCCGAAGGGCCAGGACCTGCTCGGCGCCGTCTACTTCCGGCTCGGCCTCTACCCGCGGGCCATCGCCCTCTACGAAAAACTCGTCCAGGCCTACCCGGAGTCCCTCGAGCCGCGCGTGAACCTCGCGCTCTGCTTCTTGAAGACGGGGCAACCTGCGCGGGCGCGGCAGGAGCTCGAAAAGGTGGTCGCGCAGCAGCCGGGGCACCTGCGCGCGTGGGGGTACCTCGGCCTCGCGCACCAGGCGCTCGGCGATCCGGATCGCGCGCTCCATGCTTTTACGCGCGGCGGCCACGAGGCGATGGCGCAGCGGCTCATGAACGCGACCGGAGCGACGCTGAACGGGCAACGCAGGCCCTCGCTCCCGCCGGGCTCGTTCCAGGAGCTCGATCGCACGATGGACCTCACGCCGTCGAGCGCGCTGCCGCAGTCGCTCTCGGCGGGCTGGGACGCGCTCCTCGCCGCCGCGGACGCGGGGCCCCCGCGCGCCACGCCGACGGCGAACACGACGACGAACAACACGGCGAAGTCCGACTCGCCGCCGCGCGGACCGCTCTCGCCGACCGATCTCGGCCGGCGCCACACGCTGACGTTCCCCGCGGAGGGGAAGATCGTGGCGCACCCGGGCGGCGTCTTGCTCGTCGCGGCGACGAGCGGGTTTGCCGTGCGGCCCTCGCTCGTCCGCTCGATGGCCTACACGAGCGGTCTACGCCACAAGCCGATGATGCGAAGGATGCGCGGCAAGTCGCTGGAAGAGCCGCTCGGGGGCGAGGGCGACGCGCTCGTCGAACTCGAAGGGCGCGGTGATCTCGTCCTCGCGCCGCCGCCGGAGCACGAGCTCGTGCCGATCAGCTTGGAAGAAGAGCCGCTCTACCTGCGCGAGGATCTGCTCGGTGGCTTCGAAGGGGCGATGAGCTACGAGAACGGCCGCATGCCTGTGGGGGACAGCGAAGCGGTCGGGATGGTGCAGCTCCGCGGCCCGGGGACGCTCGTGGCGCGGCTCAAGGGGCCGATGCTCGCGCTCGACGTCCGCGAGGGCAAGAGCACCGCGCTGCACGCGCCAAGCGTCCTTGGCTGGATGGGGCGCGTGATCCCGCGGGCGCTCCCGCCGAACGAGGCGCCGGCCGGGGTGAAGAGTTTGGTCGTCTTCTCGGGCGAGGGCACGGTGCTGCTCCATGGTCGCTAG
- a CDS encoding HisA/HisF-related TIM barrel protein: MLILPAIDLFEGKAVRLHQGRYDAVTVYDADPVGLAANLKGKVDALHVVDLEGAREGRPVQKELVRAVVQAFGPGVEVGGGVRSAETAEAYLALGADKVVLGTAAIQDLGMVRALAAAHPGRVVVALDAKDGFVAVDGWVRTSTRTALDVARDLAGAPVAALLYTDVARDGTQAGPNVTATAALAEKGGFPVIASGGVGTLEHIRALARVPGVAAAIVGRALYERVFTLEEAIAAAASVP, translated from the coding sequence ATGTTGATCCTCCCTGCGATCGATCTCTTCGAGGGCAAGGCGGTCCGCCTGCATCAAGGGCGGTACGACGCTGTCACCGTGTATGACGCGGATCCTGTGGGCCTTGCGGCGAACCTCAAGGGCAAGGTCGACGCGCTCCATGTGGTCGATCTGGAGGGCGCGCGGGAAGGTCGGCCCGTGCAGAAGGAGCTCGTCCGCGCGGTCGTGCAGGCGTTCGGACCGGGGGTGGAGGTCGGCGGTGGGGTGCGCTCGGCCGAGACGGCGGAGGCGTATCTCGCGCTCGGGGCGGACAAGGTCGTGCTTGGGACGGCCGCGATCCAGGATCTCGGGATGGTTCGCGCGCTCGCGGCGGCGCACCCGGGGCGCGTGGTGGTCGCGCTCGATGCGAAGGACGGGTTCGTCGCGGTGGACGGGTGGGTGCGGACGTCGACCCGCACGGCGCTCGACGTCGCGCGGGATCTCGCGGGCGCGCCCGTGGCTGCGTTGCTCTACACGGACGTGGCGCGGGACGGCACGCAGGCCGGGCCGAACGTCACAGCGACTGCGGCGCTCGCCGAGAAGGGAGGGTTTCCCGTGATCGCGTCGGGCGGTGTGGGCACCCTCGAACACATCCGCGCGCTCGCGCGTGTCCCGGGCGTGGCCGCCGCGATCGTGGGGCGCGCGCTCTATGAGCGCGTTTTCACGCTGGAAGAGGCCATCGCGGCGGCGGCCTCCGTTCCCTGA
- a CDS encoding DUF2288 domain-containing protein produces MRERIAETLGDVHWSDLRAHIARDAVIIVDDALDLLDVGVALAKNDVPAVDAWIRAGKLQKPTAEELTRWSLDASTRFPAAIVQPFVLIRRPPAKVLS; encoded by the coding sequence ATGCGGGAACGAATCGCCGAGACCCTCGGAGACGTCCACTGGAGCGACCTCCGCGCGCACATCGCGCGCGACGCCGTCATCATCGTCGACGACGCGCTCGATCTGCTCGACGTCGGCGTGGCCCTCGCGAAGAACGACGTGCCCGCCGTCGACGCGTGGATCCGCGCGGGCAAACTCCAGAAGCCCACGGCCGAGGAGCTCACGCGCTGGTCGCTCGACGCGAGCACACGCTTCCCCGCAGCCATCGTGCAGCCGTTCGTCCTGATCCGACGGCCCCCCGCGAAGGTATTGTCCTAG